A stretch of Hydractinia symbiolongicarpus strain clone_291-10 chromosome 9, HSymV2.1, whole genome shotgun sequence DNA encodes these proteins:
- the LOC130656750 gene encoding histone H2B.3, whose protein sequence is TQEKRKESYAIYIYNVLKQVHPDVGVSSKAMSIMNSFVNDIFERIASEASRLALQNKKSTISSREIQTAVRLLLPGELAKHAVSEGTKAVTKYTSSK, encoded by the coding sequence acgcaagagaagagaaaggaaagttatgctatttacatctacaatgttttgaaacaagttcacccagatgtcggagtttcaagcaaagctatgagcatcatgaactcatttgtcaacgacatctttgagcgcattgcttccgaagcttcgcgtttggctcttcaaaacaaaaagtcgaccatctcttctcgtgaaattcaaaccgcagtacgtcttctcttgcctggagaacttgcaaaacacgcagtcagtgaaggaacaaaagccgtcacaaaatacacaagcagcaagtaa